From one Verrucomicrobium sp. genomic stretch:
- a CDS encoding phosphate ABC transporter substrate-binding protein encodes MTLHTLPRRAILAVAAGAALLAPILSNAQTVPVDPKLKPYAKTSGVTGNLNSIGSDTLNDLMTLWAEGFKAQYPNVNIQIEGKGSSTAPPALIEGTSQLGPMSRSMKAEEIDPFEKKYGYKPTAYKVAIDSLAVYVNKDNPIKGMTMQQVDSVFSSTLKRGGPSIETWGNLGMTGSWAYKAISLYGRNSASGTYGYFKEHALQKGDYKATVKEQPGSSAVVQGVGSDLAGIGYSGIGYKTSEVRALPLGDSPDKLVEATYDNCLNGSYPLARFLYVYVNKKPGQPLDKLTAEFIKYVLSKEGQDVVVKAGFFPLPDQIAEATWNGQ; translated from the coding sequence ATGACCCTCCACACCCTTCCCCGCCGGGCGATCCTCGCCGTCGCGGCCGGTGCGGCGCTGCTGGCGCCCATCCTGTCGAACGCGCAGACCGTCCCTGTCGATCCCAAGCTGAAGCCCTACGCCAAGACCAGCGGCGTGACCGGCAACCTGAACTCGATCGGCTCCGATACCCTGAACGACCTCATGACCCTCTGGGCCGAGGGGTTCAAGGCGCAGTACCCGAACGTCAACATCCAGATCGAGGGCAAGGGTTCCTCGACGGCGCCCCCGGCGCTCATTGAAGGCACCTCCCAGCTTGGGCCGATGAGCCGCTCGATGAAGGCGGAGGAGATCGACCCCTTCGAGAAGAAGTACGGCTACAAGCCGACCGCCTACAAGGTGGCGATCGACTCGCTCGCCGTCTACGTGAACAAGGACAACCCCATCAAGGGGATGACCATGCAGCAGGTCGACAGCGTCTTCTCCAGCACGCTGAAGCGGGGCGGCCCGTCGATCGAGACCTGGGGCAACCTGGGCATGACCGGCTCGTGGGCCTACAAGGCGATCTCGCTCTACGGCCGCAACAGCGCCTCCGGTACCTACGGCTACTTCAAGGAGCACGCGCTCCAGAAGGGCGATTACAAGGCGACCGTCAAGGAGCAGCCCGGCTCGTCGGCGGTGGTCCAGGGCGTCGGCAGCGACCTCGCGGGCATCGGCTACTCCGGCATCGGCTACAAGACCTCCGAGGTCCGCGCCCTGCCGCTGGGCGACTCCCCCGACAAGCTGGTCGAGGCGACCTACGACAACTGCCTCAACGGCAGCTATCCGCTGGCCCGCTTCCTCTACGTCTACGTGAACAAGAAACCCGGCCAGCCCCTCGACAAGCTGACCGCCGAGTTCATCAAGTATGTCCTCTCCAAGGAGGGGCAGGACGTGGTGGTGAAGGCCGGCTTCTTCCCGCTGCCGGACCAGATCGCCGAGGCGACCTGGAACGGCCAGTAA